Proteins encoded within one genomic window of Geotalea daltonii FRC-32:
- a CDS encoding DUF3124 domain-containing protein produces the protein MTYRCQCNKLLTICILLVMLLSIGQIAFAGTEYRASKGQILYVPVYSNIFSAPKKIPFNLATILSIRNTDMWNPIKIVAADYYDTKGRLVRKYYQQPVTLGPLESTDIFIPEEDTTGGTGANFIVRWTSQKEVNVPVIESVMIGMKSGQGISFVSSGQEIKDTTR, from the coding sequence ATGACATACCGATGTCAGTGCAACAAATTACTTACCATCTGTATATTACTTGTCATGCTTTTGTCTATTGGCCAAATCGCGTTTGCAGGAACAGAATACAGGGCTTCAAAAGGACAAATCTTATATGTGCCCGTCTATTCCAATATCTTCAGCGCCCCAAAAAAGATTCCATTCAATCTGGCAACTATTTTAAGTATCAGGAATACGGATATGTGGAATCCTATCAAAATTGTTGCTGCGGATTACTATGATACAAAGGGTAGGTTGGTGAGAAAATACTACCAACAACCAGTAACCCTCGGACCTTTGGAGTCAACGGATATTTTTATTCCTGAGGAGGATACAACGGGCGGTACTGGCGCCAATTTTATCGTCAGATGGACTTCGCAGAAAGAAGTAAATGTTCCTGTCATAGAAAGCGTGATGATCGGCATGAAGTCCGGACAAGGCATCTCCTTTGTAAGCTCGGGACAGGAAATAAAAGACACTACCCGTTGA